One window from the genome of Podospora pseudocomata strain CBS 415.72m chromosome 6, whole genome shotgun sequence encodes:
- a CDS encoding hypothetical protein (COG:S; EggNog:ENOG503P0B4), with protein sequence MTFVPRLLLWSSFVLSGLFDSVNARPGPRPSLLNRRAANDTGRPCGALFDIIEEDLKLQFFPVFNASDVYSCLTAVPFLKDVGLRFIEYYNTTLQFQSTLAYLESPPAEYQQPAVDVVAELGRVKQKVLDDQYTRQLDFEYDIHSIVHAIHDDHVNLYIGITAAFSFASPFDFVSASLDGKTLPRIYLKDDIVKARNNGWAEEPSPVATINGVDATEFLAQFSSRNAFGYLESHADWNDMFEHPTNDIQGFYGTLGGQLLFYPGNGLDDTFNVKLEDGTEWNDNWLALLNQIHSPGPLETAGDFYNYFVLGLAPPVEVIEDSSDSGLVFDFEGEDGLKLIEIKIDTDWLEESDEAFPKPEVAQPFLTISGGGVVTGYFQDDVGILSIPTFEQFPEEAKNFSNTVQEFITKAEDRNVKKIIIDLQQNRGGSPNLAFDTFRRFFPQEPDSLPWTWAGSRRRSHPLGDLVGDTITEWWKGLDPEDDVQLFDQWDEAANEFVVATKINPLTNTTYDNWAQYSPGSASYREDTFSKVERLNLFDDQVLYSAFSIETVEDDPYGYGGNPVTTKQAWKPEDIVILTDGLCSSTCSLFVGFMTRAGVRTIVAGGRPETGPMQAVSGSRGTRAYSNHILDWMFQFTGQILPDNSSLPNIPIDYETRDTGLWIHHAGLNLRDEILKSDWEKDPNAEHVPRQFQYEAAHCRIFYTVRNIYNMTQLWSDVAKAAWTDPGLCVDDSTGYAKLPNQPAPVPAPTRPTAQDAQIVINITTTRGGPGQDPDGVPIFNEGDIVAGFAVKKTGLEPCGAGDKCPSNSMCEPIKVVCANGERPKATEAKYCLPLCKPAVDTCAHFASDVKINGALRCDLRYEAVTKSRKHDFVGLCAPREGIKPQNLCPGRPTA encoded by the exons CGTCCGAGTCTACTCAATCGACGTGCGGCAAACGATACGGGTAGACCATGTGGTGCGCTCTTCGATATCATTGAGGAGGACCTCAAGCTAC AGTTTTTCCCCGTATTCAACGCCTCTGACGTCTACTCTTGTTTAACCGCCGTCCCCTTCCTCAAAGACGTCGGACTCCGTTTCATCGAGTACTACAACACCACCTTGCAGTTCCAAAGCACTTTGGCCTACCTCGAGTCTCCTCCTGCCGAGTATCAACAACCAGCAGTCGACGTGGTTGCCGAACTTGGGAGAGTCAAGCAGAAGGTCCTCGATGATCAGTACACCAGACAATTGGATTTCGAATACGACATCCACTCCATCGTCCACGCCATCCACGACGACCATGTCAATCTCTACATTGGCATCACCGCCGCTTTCAGCTTTGCAAGCCCCTTCGACTTCGTCTCTGCCTCTCTGGATGGGAAAACACTACCAAGAATTTACCTGAAGGATGATATTGTGAAAGCACGAAACAACGGCTGGGCGGAAGAGCCGTCTCCAGTGGCGACCAtcaatggtgttgatgccACTGAATTCCTTGCCCAGTTCTCCAGCCGGAACGCGTTTGGCTATCTCGAAAGTCATGCCGATTGGAACGACATGTTTGAGCACCCCACCAACGATATCCAGGGCTTCTACGGCACTCTGGGCGGTCAACTCCTGTTCTATCCAGGCAATGGACTTGACGACACTTTTAACGTGAAGCTAGAGGATGGAACCGAATGGAACGACAACTGGCTCGCTCTCCTGAATCAAATCCACAGCCCTGGACCTCTCGAGACTGCTGGGGACTTTTACAACTATTTCGTCCTCGGCTTAGCGCCGCCAGTGGAAGTCATCGAGGACTCATCGGATTCCGGTCTCGTGTTTGACTttgaaggagaggatggcttgAAACTTATCGAGATCAAGATCGATACGGACTGGTTAGAAGAGAGTGATGAGGCATTCCCAAAGCCCGAAGTTGCGCAGCCGTTTCTCACTATTTCTGGCGGTGGAGTAGTCACCGGCTACTTCCAGGATGACGTTGGAATTCTTTCCATCCCGACCTTCGAGCAGTTCCCCGAAGAGGCCAAGAATTTCAGCAACACAGTCCAGGAGTTCATCACCAAGGCGGAGGACAGGAACGTGAAAAAGATCATCATCGATCTCCAACAGAACCGAGGTGGATCCCCCAACCTTGCCTTTGACACATTCCGTCGTTTCTTCCCCCAGGAGCCTGATTCCCTGCCGTGGACCTGGGCTGGCAGTCGCAGACGAAGCCATCCTCTGGGTGATTTGGTGGGAGATACCATTACTGAGTGGTGGAAAGGGTTGGATCCCGAAGACGATGTGCAACTGTTTGATCAGTGGGATGAGGCAGCCAACGAGTTTGTCGTCGCCACCAAAATCAACCCTCTTACAAACACTACGTATGACAACTGGGCCCAGTACAGTCCCGGATCGGCCAGCTACCGTGAGGATACGTTCTCAAAGGTCGAGAGGCTGAACCTCTTCGACGATCAAGTTCTTTACTCGGCATTCAGCATCGAGACAGTGGAAGACGACCCGTACGGCTATGGCGGCAATCctgtcaccaccaagcaGGCGTGGAAGCCCGAAGACATCGTCATTCTCACTGATGGCCTCTGCTCGTCTACCTGTTCCCTCTTTGTTGGGTTCATGACCCGAGCGGGTGTACGTACCATCGTCGCTGGTGGCCGTCCCGAGACGGGTCCGATGCAAGCTGTCTCTGGAAGCCGTGGCACGCGCGCTTACTCCAACCATATTCTCGACTGGATGTTCCAGTTCACCGGCCAAATCCTCCCGGACAACTCGTCACTCCCAAACATTCCCATCGACTACGAAACAAGAGACACCGGGCTCTGGATTCACCACGCCGGGCTTAACCTCCGCGATGAGATCCTCAAGTCTGACTGGGAGAAGGATCCCAACGCCGAGCACGTCCCGAGGCAGTTCCAGTACGAGGCCGCCCACTGTCGCATTTTCTACACTGTCCGCAACATCTACAACATGACACAGCTGTGGAGCGATGTCGCCAAAGCTGCCTGGACAGACCCCGGTCTTTGCGTCGACGACTCGACGGGATACGCCAAATTGCCCAACCAGCCTGCTCCTGTCCCAGCTCCCACCCGGCCCACCGCTCAAGACGCCCAAATAGTCATCAACATTACGACTACCCGAGGCGGCCCCGGCCAAGACCCCGACGGTGTCCCCATCTTCAACGAAGGCGACATCGTAGCCGGCTTCGCCGTCAAAAAAACCGGCCTCGAGCCATGCGGAGCAGGTGACAAGTGCCCAAGCAACTCCATGTGTGAGCCTATCAAGGTCGTCTGCGCCAACGGGGAGAGGCCCAAGGCGACCGAGGCAAAGTACTGCCTTCCTCTTTGCAAGCCGGCAGTGGACACCTGCGCACATTTTGCTAGTGATGTCAAGATTAACGGTGCGTTGAGGTGCGATCTGAGGTATGAGGCTGTGACCAAGAGCAGGAAGCATGATTTTGTGGGGTTGTGTGcgccgagggaggggatCAAGCCGCAGAATTTGTGTCCGGGGAGGCCGACGGCTTGA